From the genome of Polypterus senegalus isolate Bchr_013 unplaced genomic scaffold, ASM1683550v1 scaffold_6761, whole genome shotgun sequence:
GAAGATGCGTGTATAAATACTCCAAATAGAGATACGCCCTGCTTTTAGTGTAGAGGGGAACTGCTCCATCCACACTCCTTGCAAATGCGCATTCTCGGCgttttacttaaactgtatgCAACGATTTGAAACGCTGGAACCTGCCGTCTCCATGCCAGTGCAAGTATAGAATAACCAACCTCCCCTAAACATAAAAAGCCACGTAGACATGTCACAGTAAAGGCACAAGCGCCATCAAACGTTAAAACGCATTAAAAATAGATCTGCTCTTCTCGAAAGTGTGGGGGCTCTTAAAAGAGCCGTTGGTGTACAACTATCGGGCGATGCAAACGGATCACTTCTTTTTCGGTGCTGCCTTCTTTACAGTCTTCGCTTTGGCCACCTTAGGCTTTGCTGCTTTGGCCTTCTTCGGGCTCTTAACAGCCTTTTTGGGCTTTGCAGCCGGCTTCGCTTTCTTAGGACTCTTGGTGGCTTTCTTTGCTGCTGCAGGCTTCTTAGCAGTTTTCTTAGCTGCCACGGGTTTCTTCGCTGCCGGTTTCTTCACTTTCTTGGCGGCAGCGGGCTTTTCGCCGCTGGCTTCTTTTTCGGTGTCGCCTTTTTCTTGGCGGATTTCACCTTGGCTTCTGactgttttttattgattttaaacgaTCCGGAAGCCCCGGTACCTTTTGTCTGCACGAGAGAGCCTTTACTCACAAGACTTTTTACGGACAGTTTCACGCGAGCGTTATTCTTCTCCACATCGTAGCCACCGGCGACAAGAGCCTTCTTGAGCCCAGCCAACGAGAGCCCATGGCGCTCTTTTGAAGCCGACACAGCCTTGACGATCAAATCAGAGACGCTAGGGCCGGTCTTTTAGGCTTCGAGCTCGCTTTCTTCTTTGGCGCTTTAGCCGGAGCGGTGCTGCTGGCGCGGTTTCTGCCATTTCGAACAAACACACTTGGATTTCTCTGTAAAGTCTCCAGTGAGACGCCTCTCAGCCGCTCATATTAGACTGGTGAGAACCGTGCAGACTCA
Proteins encoded in this window:
- the LOC120520622 gene encoding histone H1-like gives rise to the protein AVSASKERHGLSLAGLKKALVAGGYDVEKNNARVKLSVKSLVSKGSLVQTKVRSQGEIRQEKGDTEKEASGEKPAAAKKVKKPAAKKPVAAKKTAKKPAAAKKATKSPKKAKPAAKPKKAVKSPKKAKAAKPKVAKAKTVKKAAPKKK